The DNA window GTCGAGGCGCTGAAAACATTGGTCGCCTGGAAACTGACTTCGCGCGGATGCGTCTCGAACAGCGTCACGCCGCCATCGGTATAGATGGCGACGTCGTTGTTATCGCGCGCCACCACAGAAATGCCGATCTCCTCGGAAAGCTGGGAGATCAGGCCATCGCGGCTATCCATGCTGTCGGTAACGTCGGCGCCCGTCACGGTACCGTGGACGATAGTCGTATTGAGGGTGTCGATCTTGGCGAGCAGATCGTTGATGCGCTCAACCGAGGCGCCCATGTCGGCGTCGGCAAGGGCGCGGGTGGACTGTACGGTTGTCGTCGCCTCGTTGAGCGTCGAAACCAACGATGTGGCCGAGCTCTGCACCGCCTGAGCGAGAATGGTGTTGCTCGGGTTGGCGGCATACTGCTGCAGCTTGTTGTTGAGGTCGCCCAGTTTAGCAGCCGGGCTCTGGTTGAGCTCGGGATCGCCGATCGTCTGGGACAGCTTGGTGAGGCCATCCAGCAGGGCATCCTGCTTGGACGAGGCCGAGGTGGCCTTCAGCATGGTCTTGTAGAGGGCGGCGTCCGTGGCACGCTGGATCGACACCACCTGAACGGTGCCGCCAGCGCCGGTGATAACCATCGCCGATTTGCGCGAGTAGGACGACTCCGCGCCGCCGGCGATGTTGCGCGACGTCGTCGCCGTCTGCACGCCGGAGGTCTGCAGCGAGGAGTTGGCGACGTTGAGGGCCATCGAGAGGGACATCGGGGTCATCCGTTGGGTTTGGAAGTCAGCGCTTCAGGTTGACGAGAACGTCGAGCAGGTCGGAGCCGGTCTGGAAGACCTTGGAATTGGCCGTGTAGCCGCGCTGCGCCTCGATCATCGCCGTGAGTTCGCTCGCCATGTCGGCGTTGGACTGCTCCAGCGAGCCGGACTTGATGACGCCGAAGCTCGACGAGCCGGCGAAGCCGAGGCTGGGATCGCCGGAGTCCATCGAGACGGAGTAGGCATTACCGGCAACCGGCGTCAGATTGTCAGGGCTCGGTACGTTGGCGAGCGGGATTTGGAAGGTGGCCTTTCGCGTGCCATCGCCGAAGATGGCATAAACGATGCCCTTGTCGCTGATCTCGACACTGTCAACCGCCTGGGCGGCGTTGCCATTGGTGTCGCCAGTGGGGGTGAATTCCGTGGTGCCAAGCTGGGTCATGCCCGACAGGTCGAGCGTCATGGTCTGCGACGAGCCATTGTTTGGTACCGAGAAGGACGGAATTGCCGGCGCGGTCAGCTTGCCGTTGGTCGGATCGAAGGTGAGGGTGCCGGTACTGAGGACCGGACCGGCAGCCGGCGTTCCCGTAGCCGCGTAGGGGAAGCCGCCCGACGCGGAGGCGCCCGCGCGGTCGAACACCGCGTATTCCCACTGGTTGGAGCCGGTCTTGGTAAAGTAGACGTCGAGCATCACCTCGTTGCCGAGGTTGTCGTAAGTCGTCAGCGAGGTCTTGTTGGTGTAGGCGGAAGCGGCAGTGTTGCTGCTGGCTGGCGTCGTGACGGTGGTGGCATTGGAGTTGAGCGTCGCGGTGATGTAGCCACTCGTTGTCGGCGACGCCGTCATGCCGAGAGCGTTGACATTGACCGGTACGAGGCCCGTCAGGCTATTGGCCGAGGGGGAGGGCGTGCCGCTGGAGAGATCGTAGCCGAGCAGCGTGAAGCCGCCGGCATTCTTCAGCGTACCGTCCGTCTGTTCGACGAACGAGCCGGCACGGGTGAGATAGGGCTTGCCGCCCGCGTCCTGCACCACGAAAAAACCGGACCCGGTGACTGCTAGATCAAGACCGCTGGTGGTTGAAAGATATGAGCCTGCTTCACCGATGGCGTAGCGTGTCTGGGTACTGACGCCCGCCGGCTGATAATCGCCGGAGCGGCTGTTACCGATCACCATCGACGAGAATTCGCTCGAGGCGCGCTTGTAGCCGACGGTATTAGCGTTGGCGATGTTGTCAGCGGTGGTAGCCAGTTTGCTACCTTGGGCGTTCATTCCGGAAACGCCGCTACGCAAGACGCCATAAAGACTCATCGCTGATCTCCTGAAGCACTGTCATTGCTTGCAGGAAACACCGCCACCCTTGCGCGAAGCTTGTCGTTTGAAAGCTAAAATTGAAAGTAAAACCCTATCAAATCAGACGTTATTTCAGCCTTTTCTGCCAGCATAGATGGCGTTAACAAGGTATTCTTGATCTCCTCTCCTCTCGTCAAAAATACGAAGGCGTTTGAGGCGTTGTTTAGGACATTGGGGCTCGACGCCGGACTGCGGGACGATTTAGTGATCTTTGTGAGGAAAAGTGTGCCGGATCGAAACAAGAGCCGGCCGCTCCGAATTTATGCGGCAATAGCAATTTTAGGTTGCAAAAAAACAATGCCGATAAAGCCCGTCAATTCAGTCCTTGCCGAGATTTGAAAGCAATGCGGACATCACGTGTCGCGCTCGTTCCGGCTCAACGATCATTGGCGTTGCATCGGCGATCTGATCTATGGAGCCGATAACCGGCAGGCCGTTGAGAAGCGGATCGACGATGCCTGCGGCAAGGCTGGCGCTGATCTCCTCGGCGTTGATTGTCAGAAACGGACGGCTGAAATAGGGGCCGATCCTCGGCGTAACCGAAAGTGGAAAGCCGGCTGAGGAATGCAGTTCGGCAGCCGCGAGGCAGGCGTTGGCGAGATGCGTCTGGCGTGCTTCCCACGTATCCACTGCCAGTGCCGCGGAAAGCAGTGGCGACAGTGTCTTTGCGCTTGCAAGCCTGGCGAAAGCCGAACCGAACCATTTGGCGTAGGGCGGATAGCGACCTTCCAGCAGGAAGCCTATTCGCATGATGTCGTGCGCAAGCCGCGCGGCGATGATACGGGAGCCAAGATCGTCGCCGACATAACCGGCTCGGCCGACAAAAGCTTGTTCGTCGGCGATACGGCGCCATTGGGCGGACAGCTTGTAAAGAGTGACGTCGTGTGGGCACTGGCCGAAGGTTTCCCTGAGGCGCTTCAGATCTCCGAGGCCGTGATGGAAAACATCGCCAGCTGTGAGTTCCTGCAGTCTCTGTTCCGGTAAGGACAGCCAAGTCAGGGCGTCGAGCGGAGTGTCCAGGTCAAGCGCCAGCCGCGTTCTCACAATTCCTTGGGCGGTAAATACCTCGACGCCATGCGAGGGACACCCCAACGCGTCACTTGCGACAATCGGCGGATGGGGGCGAGAGCGATAGCCGATGGGCTCGCCAAGGAAAGTGGCCGGCTTCACCGCGTCGAAGCCGTCGACAATCGCCACGGCGTGAGCCGCGAAGTCGGCTCCGGTCACCACCAGTTGGACACGCGGACCCCAGTTATGATCGCGTGACATGTCGTCGTCGAAGCCGAGGAGTTCGGAGCCATAGCCGAAAATCCCCGCATCGTAAGGCAGGCCCGGAAAGGCCTTGTCGAGCCAGGGACTGACAACGTTCTGGTAGAACAGCTGCGAAAGCTCGATGCCTTGCATCGCTGGCTCCTGCCGTTGAAAATTGCGCGAGGACTCGCAAGTTCCCAACGTAGAGAAAACAGAGCCATCGCGGAACTAGCCGATCAGGATAGCCCTGATGTCGTTGACGTTGGTCAACGTCGGACCGGTGACCACGGCATCGCCCAGCGCGCCGAAGAAGCCGTGGCCGTCATTTTCGTCGAGGGCAGTCTGCGCATTGACGCCGAGCGACCAGGCACGGGAAAGACTGTCGGGCGTCAGGATGGCGCCGGCAATCTCTTCCTGGCCGTCAACGCCATCGGTGTCACCGGCCAGCGCCCAGACATTTTCGAGCCCACGCAGATGCAGGCCGAGCGACAACAGGAACTCGACATTGCGACCGCCACGCCCCTTGCCGCGCACCGTTACAGTGGTCTCGCCGCCTGACAGAAGCACGCAAGGCGGGGCAAACGGCTGGCCACGTCGTGCGACCTGTCGGGTCATTCCAGCCAGAACGGCGCCGACGTCGCGCGCCTCGCCCTCCAGGGCATCGCCCAGGATATGGACGGCGAAGCCGGCTTGTCGAGCGGTGGCCGCCGCGGCCTCCAATGAGGCCTGTGGGGCTGCGACGACATGTGTCTCGCAGCCGGAGAGGCACGGGTCGTCCGGCTTCACCGTCTCGCTGCGAGCAGCCGCAAGCAGCGCCTCGGCGGTGGGGGGCAGAACAATGCCGTAGCGGCGGACGATAGCGAGCGCATCGGCCGAGGTGGTGGGATCGCCGACGGTAGGGCCGGAGGCAATATCGACAGGGTTGTCTCCGGGAACGTCGGAGATCAGCAGCGTCACAACCTTTGCCGGGTGGGCGAGGGCGGCGAGGCGGCCGCCCTTGACCGCCGACAGATGACGGCGGACGCAGTTCATTTCGGAAATCGGCGCGCCGGAGGCCAACAGCGCCCGGTTGATCGCCTGCTTGTCTTCGAGAGTAATGCCCTCCAGCGGCAGGGCGAGCAACGCCGAACCTCCGCCAGAGATCAGGCAGAGGACGGTATCATCCTGCCCGGCGCCAGCGGCGATATCGCAGATGCGGCGCGCTGCCTGAAGGCCCGCGGCATCGGGTACCGGGTGTGCTGCTTCGACGCCCTCAATGCGCTCGGTCGGCACGGCGTAGCCGTAGCGCGTCACCACCAGCCCTTCGATCGGTCCGTCCCAATGGCGTTCCACCGCTCGCGCCATGGCAGCCGATGCCTTTCCAGCACCGAGTACAATCAGCCGACCCTTCGGGCGGGGCGGCAGAAAAGGCGGAACGCAACGGTCCGGCTGGGCGGCTGCGATCGCCGCGTCGAACATGGAGCGGAGGAGGACGCGCGGATCGACGGACATAGGCCTCACCTCAACCGAGTGAGCGGATGGCGGTCTTGTAGCTCTCCACAATGCCGGCAAAGTCGGCATCCGCGGCGACCAATTTCGACGGATGCCCATCCCAGGCATTGGGGCCGAAACTATGTTCGTCGAGCTTCTGGATGGATTGGCCGATGGCGATGCCCTCGGTGACGACGCGGACTGGCCCCGAACGCAGGGTAAACAGGTCCGGTGCCACCAGATAAGCGGCGGCCGCCACGTCGTGCAGGCAACAACCATCCATCTGATTTCGCTGCCGATAAAGGGCCTCATAACCGCGAGAGATATCCCAGAGGAAACGGCCGGCCTCTCCGCTTTCGGCCAGTTCCGCGGCATCATCGTGGCTTGCCATGCAGTGACTGGTGACGTCGAGGCCGATGGCTGTCACAGGCCAGGCGGCTGTGAACACCTTGTCGGCGGCGTGCGGATCGTTGTGAACATTGGCCTCGGCCACCGGCGTAGCATTGCCGCGCCGGCCACCCCAGGCGAAGGCGCCACCCATGATCACCACGTCCTTCACCAGCGCGGCGATGCCGGGATCGCGCTCCAGGGCGAGGGCAAGGTTGGTCAGCGGCGCCACGGCAAGAATGGTGACCTTGCCGGGATTGGCCCTGATGATTTCGACGATCCGGTCAGCGGCGTGACCCTCGGCCGGCTCGGCTGAGAAACCCTCGACAACGTCCACGTCACCGAGACCGTCGTCGCCATGGACGAAGGTCGGCGCCCTCAGGCGCTTGATGGTCAGCGGCTGGGTAGCGCCGGAATAGACCGGTGCGTCGATGCCGAAGCGCTGCGTGAGGTAGAGAGCATTGCGAGTGGTAATATCGGTCTCGGCGTTGCCGAACACAGTGGTGATGGCGGCAAGTTTCAAACTCGGCTGCGCTTTCAGGAACAGCAGTGCCATCGCATCGTCGATGCCCGGATCCGTATCGAAAATGACAAGGTTTTTGTCCGTATCGGCCATCGCCTATTCCTTTAGCGCAATCCTATGATCCAAGAGGCGAGCAATCGATCTTGGCCAGGCGTTATTTGCTCCGTCCAATTCCAAACTGGCACGGGGCCAATCGGTCTGCCGACGGCTCGCGCGCCAGCTTACATATCGTTTCAAGAGGAGGTAAGCCTTTTGCGCCGAGGGGACACGCCATTCCC is part of the Pleomorphomonas sp. PLEO genome and encodes:
- a CDS encoding DUF4037 domain-containing protein produces the protein MQGIELSQLFYQNVVSPWLDKAFPGLPYDAGIFGYGSELLGFDDDMSRDHNWGPRVQLVVTGADFAAHAVAIVDGFDAVKPATFLGEPIGYRSRPHPPIVASDALGCPSHGVEVFTAQGIVRTRLALDLDTPLDALTWLSLPEQRLQELTAGDVFHHGLGDLKRLRETFGQCPHDVTLYKLSAQWRRIADEQAFVGRAGYVGDDLGSRIIAARLAHDIMRIGFLLEGRYPPYAKWFGSAFARLASAKTLSPLLSAALAVDTWEARQTHLANACLAAAELHSSAGFPLSVTPRIGPYFSRPFLTINAEEISASLAAGIVDPLLNGLPVIGSIDQIADATPMIVEPERARHVMSALLSNLGKD
- a CDS encoding glycerate kinase yields the protein MSVDPRVLLRSMFDAAIAAAQPDRCVPPFLPPRPKGRLIVLGAGKASAAMARAVERHWDGPIEGLVVTRYGYAVPTERIEGVEAAHPVPDAAGLQAARRICDIAAGAGQDDTVLCLISGGGSALLALPLEGITLEDKQAINRALLASGAPISEMNCVRRHLSAVKGGRLAALAHPAKVVTLLISDVPGDNPVDIASGPTVGDPTTSADALAIVRRYGIVLPPTAEALLAAARSETVKPDDPCLSGCETHVVAAPQASLEAAAATARQAGFAVHILGDALEGEARDVGAVLAGMTRQVARRGQPFAPPCVLLSGGETTVTVRGKGRGGRNVEFLLSLGLHLRGLENVWALAGDTDGVDGQEEIAGAILTPDSLSRAWSLGVNAQTALDENDGHGFFGALGDAVVTGPTLTNVNDIRAILIG
- the flgK gene encoding flagellar hook-associated protein FlgK; this translates as MSLSMALNVANSSLQTSGVQTATTSRNIAGGAESSYSRKSAMVITGAGGTVQVVSIQRATDAALYKTMLKATSASSKQDALLDGLTKLSQTIGDPELNQSPAAKLGDLNNKLQQYAANPSNTILAQAVQSSATSLVSTLNEATTTVQSTRALADADMGASVERINDLLAKIDTLNTTIVHGTVTGADVTDSMDSRDGLISQLSEEIGISVVARDNNDVAIYTDGGVTLFETHPREVSFQATNVFSASTVGNAVYVDGVAVAGGTSSMSSTSGRLAGLATLRDEASVTYQSQLDEIARGLIEAFAESDPSGTGPDVPGLFTWPSGTMPATATIQTGLAGLITVNPAIDPTTGGDLDRIRDGITYDYNTGNEAGFAERLNALVTEFGEARVFDPDSGADPTNTLADYATSSASWLEFNRQQVDTSSTYQSTMLQRASEALSNTTGVNLDDELSKQLEIERTYSASAKLISAVDQMLQDLLNAV
- a CDS encoding flagellar hook protein FlgE, whose translation is MSLYGVLRSGVSGMNAQGSKLATTADNIANANTVGYKRASSEFSSMVIGNSRSGDYQPAGVSTQTRYAIGEAGSYLSTTSGLDLAVTGSGFFVVQDAGGKPYLTRAGSFVEQTDGTLKNAGGFTLLGYDLSSGTPSPSANSLTGLVPVNVNALGMTASPTTSGYITATLNSNATTVTTPASSNTAASAYTNKTSLTTYDNLGNEVMLDVYFTKTGSNQWEYAVFDRAGASASGGFPYAATGTPAAGPVLSTGTLTFDPTNGKLTAPAIPSFSVPNNGSSQTMTLDLSGMTQLGTTEFTPTGDTNGNAAQAVDSVEISDKGIVYAIFGDGTRKATFQIPLANVPSPDNLTPVAGNAYSVSMDSGDPSLGFAGSSSFGVIKSGSLEQSNADMASELTAMIEAQRGYTANSKVFQTGSDLLDVLVNLKR
- a CDS encoding nucleoside hydrolase; translation: MADTDKNLVIFDTDPGIDDAMALLFLKAQPSLKLAAITTVFGNAETDITTRNALYLTQRFGIDAPVYSGATQPLTIKRLRAPTFVHGDDGLGDVDVVEGFSAEPAEGHAADRIVEIIRANPGKVTILAVAPLTNLALALERDPGIAALVKDVVIMGGAFAWGGRRGNATPVAEANVHNDPHAADKVFTAAWPVTAIGLDVTSHCMASHDDAAELAESGEAGRFLWDISRGYEALYRQRNQMDGCCLHDVAAAAYLVAPDLFTLRSGPVRVVTEGIAIGQSIQKLDEHSFGPNAWDGHPSKLVAADADFAGIVESYKTAIRSLG